GGCTCTGCCGGTGGTTGCTGACTACGACGGCGATACATTATTCAAGTCCGGCTTTCGATCGCTTTTGGAGCTTTACAATAAGCGTGTCGATCTGGTTGAGTTCGACAAGTCGCTTCTGATCGATATTCCTCCTAACATTTGACGCTCAGCGGATTGGCATGCCGAAAATCTTGGGTTCCGGGTGTCCAAGCATCCATTCGTATAGCACGTTCCGCGTCTCCTCGTAGTCGAATTCTTTCGACTTGCCATAATCAACGTATACGGTGATCTCGTCGTCAGATTCCGGAGGATTTCCTCCGCTCCAAGACAGAAAGTGTTTTTTGAGTCGTTTGATTTGCTTGGCGTTCATTTGATGTCCTTCCTAGCAACGAGTGAGTGCGTTAGCTGAGCGCGAAGTGTACCGAATCTGACTTTTGCTCCCAAATTGGAAGCATTCGCGTCCTGAAATGACCGACACCTTCACCAAAGCCGAGCGTTCCCGCATCATGGCGGCGGTGAAGTCGAAGGACACCACACCAGAATTGATCGTCCGCCGGCTCGTTCATTCGCTCGGGTATCGTTATCGCCTGCACGTCGGGGCGTTGCCCGGCACGCCTGACCTCGTCTTTCCACGGCTGCGCAAGATCATCAACGTCAGCGGATGCTTCTGGCATCTTCACGGGTGCCGTTGGTGCCGCGTCCCCTCATCACGGCGCGGCTATTGGGCCGCCAAGTTGCAACGGAACGCCGACCGCGACCGGCGCGTGCGCAGAGCCCTTCGGCGAGCGGGCTGGGACGTGCTTGTCGTCTGGGAGTGCCAAACGCGGGCGGTGGTGCGGGCGCGGCTCTCGCGGGGGTTGGCGGGCTTTCTGGCGGCCTGAAAATCGGTAAACTTTCGCCCGCTTCGCCCCTCGGCCGGCCTGGAACGCGGGCCGTGGAATCGCCGTGCGCGGCGAGTTATAACAGGGGGCTGCCGCGTCCTGGGGGATGACCGTGTGTTCGATTCCCTCTGGTCGCTGCGCGACACCGACAACCAGTTGTCGGTGCTACCCTGTTACGACATCGATGGCCCCCGGTCATTGACCGGGGGCTAAAGGTTTGTTGAGCGACGTCGCGCGCACTGAAAGCCGTTTACCCCCCACCCCTCTCCCACAAGGGGCGAGGGGAGAAAAAACACGTCCGCGTCACCAAGGTCCGTCGTCAGCACAAACTAAGCATCAACATCCCTTTCCGCCGTTTATCGTTCATCGTTTCACGTTCATCGTTTCCGCATCGCTGTAATTAAGCATCTCGCATTCATCAATCATCACTCAGCACTCCGCACTTCCCCGAGGTCTCCATGTCCCAGGCCGCCAATCAAATCGTCAACGTCATGCAAGAATCGCGGCTCTTCCCGCCCACGCCCGAGTTCGCCAAGAGCGCCAAGATCGGCTCGATGGCCGCTTACCAGGCGTTGTGGGACGAGGCCGCCGCCGACGTGGAAAAGTTCTGGGGCAAGATGGCCGGCGAGCTGCACTGGTTCAAGCCTTACAGCAAGGTGCTCGAATGGAAGGAGCCGTTCGCCCACTGGTTCGTCGGCGGGCAGACCAACGCCGCGTACAACTGTCTGGACAAGCACCTGGCCACGGCGCACCGCAACAAGGCGGCGCTGATCTGGGAAGGGGAACCGGGCGACGCCCGCACGCTGACCTACCAGCAACTGCACTACGAAGTCAGTCGCTTCGCCAACGTGCTGAAGGCGCAAGGGATCAAGCCCGGCGATGTGGTGTCGATTTACATGCCGATGGTGCCCGAGTTGGTGATCGCCATGTTGGCCTGCGCGCGGATCGGCGCGGTTCACTCGGTGATCTTCGGCGGCTTTTCGAGCGAAGCGATCGCCGACCGCAACAACGACGCCGGGGCCAAGCTGATCCTGACGGCCGACGCCGGCTGGCGGCGCGGCACGCAAGTGCCGTTGAAGCGGAACGTCGACGAAGCCCTGAAAAAGTCGCCGGGCGTGACCAAGTGCATTGTGCTGCGGCGGACTGGGTGCGAGTGCGATATGCAGGAAGGGCGCGACTTCTGGTGGCAGGATTTGATTCACCACGCCTCGCCTCATTGCCCGGCCACGCCGATGGACAGCGAAGCCCCGCTGTTCATTCTTTATACGAGCGGCTCGACCGGCAAACCCAAGGGGATCAAGCACACCACGGCGGGCTACACCCTATACACCAAGAAGACGACTGAGTGGGTGTTCGATCTGCGCGACGACGACGTGTACTGGTGTACGGCCGACTGCGGCTGGATCACCGGGCACAGCTACATCACCTATGGCCCGCTGGCCGCCGGCGCGACGATGTTGATGTACGAAGGGGCGCCGAACTGCCCCGATGAAAGCCGGTTCTGGCAACTGATCGAAAAGTATCGCGTGACGATTTTCTATACCGCGCCGACGGCGATCCGCGCCTTTATCAAGTGGGGCGACCAGCACGTTGACAAGCACGACCTGTCGAGTCTGCGTCTGCTGGGCACGGTGGGCGAAGGGATCAATCCTGAAGCGTGGATGTGGTACCACAAGAAGATCGGCGCCGAGCGCTGCCCGATTGTCGATACCTGGTGGCAGACCGAGACGGGCGGCATCATGATGAGCCCGCTGCCCGGGGCCATTCCCACCAAGCCGGGAAGTTGCACCAAGCCGCTGCCGGGCATTGTGCCGGCCATTGTCGACGAGACGGGTAGTCCGGTCGAACCGGGCAACGGCGGCTGGCTGGTGATGACCAAGCCCTGGCCGGGCATGCTGCGGGGCATCTGGGGGGACGACGCCCGCTTCAAGGAAGCCTATTGGAGCAAGATCAAGGGTTGCTACCTGGCCGGCGACGCGGCCCGCTGCGACAGCGACGGCTATTACTGGATCATGGGGCGGATCGACGACGTGCTGAACGTCTCGGGTCACCGGCTGAGCACGATCGAGATCGAAAGCGCGCTGGTCAGCCACCCCAAAGTGGCCGAAGCCGCCGCGGTCGGCCGCCCCGACGACATCAAGGGGGAAGCCGTCGCGGTGTTCGTCGTGCTGAAATCAGGCGAGGCGAACGACGCGCTCAAGAAAGAACTCAAGGCGCACGTCCGCAAAGAGATCGGCGCGCTGGCCCAGCCGGACGATGTAAGGTTCACCACGGCGCTGCCCAAGACGCGCTCGGGCAAGATCATGCGCCGCTTGCTGCGCGACATTGCCGCCGGCAAGGAAACCGTCGGCGACACGACCACGCTGGAAGATTACGCCGTGCTGGCGAAACTTCGCAGCGACGAGGAATAGTTGCCTGAAGGGTCTCACCCTCTCGGATATCCATTTCAATATCCGTCGTCGTGGGCAAAAGCGCCCACGCGAACAAGCGGGCGCAGCGGCCTAAGTCCAACTGGCAAGTCGGCTAACACGCCGCGCTTGGCGGCTTGTCCTCGGTTAGATGGGACCACATTGCCGTCCTGCTAGCTGCCCTGACTTGGCGCTGGCCGACCGGTACAATGAAGTGGCCCCCGGGGAGCTAGAGCAGTTCTCAGAAGCATGGATCGCTTGCTTACCCAAGCCGGCGGCTCTGCCGCCGAGAGTCGGTGGCAAAGCCACCGGCTTGGTAGACACGCTGGCTACAGTGATTTGAGAAGCGCTCTAGCGGCCCGGGCCTCGTCTATTCTGTTCGTGTGACAAGGTATCTGCCAGGAGCGAATCTGCCATGAGCGCCAACCGGCCTGGAACTCTGTCCCGCTGGTCGACTCGGGTGACGCTGTTGCTGGCAACCCTACTGGCACTGGTGGTACTGGCCCCCTGGATCCTCTCGAATCCCCCCGTCCTGAATTGGGTGCTCGAACTGGCCCAAGGACGCATGCGCGGCAACGTCGCGCTCGATGACCTGGAACTGAGCTGGTGGCGGCCGACGGGGCTGGCGGGGCTGCGGCTGACCGACGAGGAACACCGCCCGTTCGCCGCGATCGGTCGCATCGACACCGAACGCTCGCTGGGCAATTTGGCCCTCGACCGGCACGATCTGGGAACGATCCGCGTCGTGTCCCCCGAGCTGCACGTGGTGGCGACCCCCGAACGGAACAACATCCGTGACATGTTCCCGCACCTGGTCAAACCTGCCGATCCGGACCAAGGGAAGGACGCGGCTTGGAATCCGACCAGCGCCAAGCTGATCGTCGACAAACTGAAAATCACCTGGTGCGGCGCCCAAGATGAACAGCGCTGGGCCGTGCTCGACATGTCGACCGCCGTGAACCTGATCGGTGGCAACCGCGCCGAGGATCGACCGGCCACGATCGTCGTCGAACCGACGCGCGTGTTCGACCATTTCGATGTCTCGCCCGAGTTGTGTCACGACGTGCTCAAGTACATCGCGCCGCCGGTGGCGGGCGTGTTGCGAACCGACGGCCGGGTGACGCTGGAACTCGACGGCGCGCGCTTCCCCATCGGCCGGCCCGAGCAGGCCACGCTCAGCGGCCGGATGAAGATTCACTCGCTGGACATCGGCCCCGGCCCGGTGGTGCAGGCGGTCACGTCGTTCGTCGGCGTCCCCGAGCGCATGGCGCTGACGCGCGAAGACCTGATCGAGTTCCGGCTCGAGAAAGGTCGCATGTATCACGAGGGGCTCGAACTCGGCTCCGAGAACATCAGGATCCGCACCCGCGGCTCGGTCGGCATGGACCAGTCGCTCGACATTGTGGCCGAGGTCCACTTGCGACTTTCCGAAGCCACGCTGGCCGCGCGACCGGCGCTGCGCGGGCTGGCGTCCCAGCCGCTGGTGATTCCGGTTCGCGGCACGTTGCAAAAGCCACAGATCGACGCCGAGGTCATCGGCCGCTCGGCCCTGGGGGCCGCGATGTCGGCGCTGTCCGAGTTGCGCGGGTCCGATCGGCCGAACAATCTGGGCAAGCGGATCGAAGGCATCTTCGGCGCGATCCAACAAGCCTCGGGGACTCAACCATCGCCGCTGCCAGCGCCTGGGCCGGCGATCGAAGCGCCGCCGGTTCCTAACCCGCCCGCTCCCAATGGTCCGACGATCCCGAACCTGCCCGCTCCGGCGAATTCCAGCGTTCCGGCGACACCGCCGGCGCCGCTGCCTGGGCCGGGTGCGTCGACGTCCGCGCCTCCTGCGCCGGCCAAGCCTGCCGCTACGCCCGCGGCGCCGAAGCCCGAACTGCCGAAGCCCGCCGAGGGAACCGCCGCGACACCGCCGGCCGCGGGACAGCCTGGCAATGCCACCGACCCGGCAAAGCCTGATCTGCCCGGCATGGCGGCCGATATGTTCCAGGATCTGATGCGCCTGCGCCGCGAGCGTCGCGCCCGCGAGGCGGCCGCCAACCCGCCGCCGGCCACCAATGGAGCGGCGTCCCCCAATGCCGCGACACCAGTTCAGCCGGCTCCGCCGGGGGGGAACGGACTGTTGCCGCCGCCTCCGCCGAACGCGCGGCCGGCGCGGCGCTTGCTGCGCGGAGCGCTCGACCGGGCGCTGAATGAATTGACCAAGCCGGCCGAGCCAACGCCGGGCACGACCCCCGCGCCAGGTACGCCCGCCCCGAGCGGCGCGACTCCGCCACCGGCAGCGCCGAATCCTCCCGCGCCATCACCGAGCGACAAGCCAGCGCCGCGCGAGCCGTGATGCGGCGCAAACGCTGTTAAAGGCTTGGCTTGGGGTGGCTCGGCCGCTTGCGGCCGAGTCGCGTTAGCGACAAGAAGAATGTTGTGTGCAGCGCTCGCACCGTTCATTTTTTCTTGTTACTTCGTAACCCGGCCGGCAAGCGGCCGGGCCATCCGACACGAAGTTTGTACTTGCTCGGAACCCAGGGGGTGGGATCCCTGGGCTTGTGGAAGCGTCGCGAAAGATTGCCTGATGTGACGAATAGTGCGCGGTGAGGCGTACATTCACTCGGTCACGACGTGTCGCCCGGCGTCGCGCCAGTCGCGGAATCCGCCGGCCAGTGACCAGACGTTGTCATAGCCCATTTGTTGCAGGCTGTGCGCTGCCAGGGCCGAGCGATAACCCCCGCCGCAGTACAACACCAACTCGGTGTGCGGATCGGGAAACTGTGCCTCGACGTCGCGCTCGAGAATGCCGCGCCCCAGGTGACGCGCGGCGGGCAGATGCCCGGCCTGCCACTCGTGATCCTCGCGCACGTCGAGCAGCACGAACTCGTCGCCCCGCGCCAATCGCGCGGCGATCTGCTCGGTGGTCACTTCGCGAATCTGCTTTCGCGCTGCTTCGACCAGCTTCAAAAAGCCAGGAGCGTGCTTGGCCATGACACCCTCGACGCGGGGAACTCGACGACGGGAAAGCGTGCCGCCAAGGAAAAAACAATACCGAGGATCATACCAGCGCCAGGTGAAACGTCGCATGAGCCGCCGGAGAGGAGCGGGCTCGCTGCCAGGGGCTAGAGGCTGGCAGCGAGCCACGCAAGGCTCCCCGTACGTTCACTCGTCGCGCGTCGAAGGGTCGACGAAAAAGTCCTCGGCGCGGTGCAGCATGTACAGCGCCTCTTCGCCTTCCAGATCGGGGCTGTGCCCCAAGAGGCCCGTGTTGCGATCTTGGCCGTCGGTAAAGGCCGCTACCAGGACGAAACGAATTGGCCGCCGTGCCAGCTCCTGAACTATTTGTTCCGTGGTGGCAAGTTCCAAATCGGTCATGACAGCAGATCCTTTCGACGGAATTGGGTCGTTCCAGCCGAATTCTATGCAGGTCTCGCGAGCGGACAACTTTTTTGCGAAAAAAACTCGGCGATTCCCGCGAGATTCGCGGGAATCGCCGATGTCCCGAGATTCGCTGGACAACAAGTTTTCGCCTTTCGGTCGGCGGCGCGTTATGCTGAGCAGCGCTCGGCGACCCTCAGCTCATGGACATCGCAATTCTGCTCGGGTCGCCCCTCGGGCGGTGGGCGTCGATTTGTGCGACATGGAAACTTTTTGCATGAGAGTTTCGTCATGGCACCGACTCTGGATCGCGACGTTCAGGCTGAGATCGACGACGGGAACGTGCCGGCCTCGGCGGCAGTGGATTGCGGCGCTTTGTTGGACCGTCTGGCTGTCGACGGTGTTGCTGTTGAACTTGGCGAGGCCCGGGAGCTCGGCGCTGTTTGCCGCCGAGCGGATTCCCCCGCGCCAGACGCACTACCTGGGCCGGGTGATTGCGCCCGCCATGAGTTATCACGGGGCCGACTGGCTGCTGCGCGACACCCGGGAGCAAGAAGAAGATTGCCAGCGACTGCTCAGGGCACTGCAAGTGGCGGCCGGGCAAACCGTCTGCGACATGGGTTGCGGCAATGGGTTTTACACCTTGCCGTTGGCTAAGCTGGTCGGCGAGCGCGGCACCGTCTACGCCGTCGACATTCAGCCCGAGATGCTGACGCTATTGCGCGCGCGGACCAAGCAAGAGCGCGTCGTGAACGTCAAGCCCGTGCTGGGCAACCTGGTCGATCCAAAGCTACCCGCCGGATCGGTCGACCTGTTTCTGTTGGTCGACGTGTATCACGAGTTCGCCTATCCCGAGCTGATGCTGCGGGCCATGCGCAATTGCTTGAAGCCCAAGGGGCGCGTGGCGCTGGTCGAGTTCCGCCTGGAAGACCCCGAGGTGCCGATCAAGCTCGAACACAAGATGAGCAAGGAGCAGATTCTGAAGGAGTACCCGGCCAACGGCTTCAAGCTGGCCGAGCAGTACGACAAGCTCCCCTGGCAACACCTGATGTGGTTCGAACGAGACGAGAGCTGGGAGCCGGAGAAGAGCGCGGAGTGACGCTTTGTGTTATCCATCATCACGCGGCGCGCGCTAGCCCTTCTCCCGCCGGGAGAAGGTGGCCGATAGGCCGGAAGAGGGTCAACGTCGACCGAATAGAATGCGTTAACATCGGGCCACGTGGACCCTCATCCGGTTCGCTGCGCTCACCACCTTCTCCCCGGGGGAGAAGGGTTTTGCGCCGCGCGGAAGGCTGCCGCACTACCCGAGCAAGCGCGAGACCGGCGTTCCTTCGCTGAGCTTCATCGGCCGGCCAACGGGGGTCATCAATTCGAGCGCGGGGTTGATGCCCATTGCCGTCAGCAGCGTGGCGTGAATGTCGGCGATCGGCGTTCCTTGCTCCCACGTGACCTTGGCCCCCTCGGGGTCGGTTTCGCCCAGGACCAGGCCGCGCGGCAATCGACCGCCGGCCAGCAGCATGCTGAACCCGTGCGGCCAGTGATCGCGCCCGGCCAGCCGATTGATGATCGGCGTGCGGCCGAACTCGCCGGCGCAAATGACGATCGTGCTATCGAGCAGGCCGCGCGTCTTCAGGTCTTCGAGCAGCGTCGAAATCGCCGGGTCGAGCTTGGCGTTCTGCACTTCGCAACCTGCCAGATTCTCGGTGTGCGTGTCCCAGCCCGACAGCGTCACTTCGACGCAGCGGACGCCAACTTCGATCAGGCGTCGCGCCGCCAGACAGCCGCGCCCAAACGGCGAGTCGCCATACGCGGTTCGCAACTCGGCTGGCTCATGCTCGATCTCGAACGCTTTGAGCTGCTCCGAGGTCATGATCTTGCGGGCCTCGGCTTGCTGATGCCCGTGTAGGGTGCCCTGTACCTGACGCTGGCGGCCGCGTGCGAAGGTCGACTCGACGATCTTCAAGTCTTCCAGTCGCTCGGCGTGCCGCTCGTCGCTGACGCGAGCCTTGATGTCGGGTAAACGATCCTTCGGGTCATAAACCTGAAAGGCGTCATACTGGTTCCCCAGGTAGCCGCCGCGGCCGACGAACCGATCGGGCTGAATCGAGATGTGCCGCGGGATTTCGGTGTGGCCGACCGGAAGCTGGTGACAGCAAATCGCGCCGATCGATGGATGGACCAGCGTCGGGTCGGGGCGATAGCCGGTCTTCACGGTGTGCGCGCCGCGCTCGTGGTCCCCTTCCTTGCTGACCACGTTGCGCACCAGGGTGACCAGCGGCAGCTTCTCGGCCAGACGTTCGAGACCTGCGCCAAGCTTCACGCCCTTGAGCGCGGTATCGATCGCCTTTGACTCGCCGGCAATATCCTTGCCGGGGTGAGGATCGAAGGTTTCGAGCTGGCTCGGCCCGCCGGCCATCCACAGCAGGATCACCGACTGGGCCGGCTGTCCAGGTCGAGCCGTTTCTTCGCGAGCCAGCAACTCGGCCAGCGGCGTCAGCCACGAACCAGCCGCCAGGCCGGCGGCCTTCAACACCATCCGCCGATCGGTCAGTTGCGAAGCCCAGCTTGGTCGCCGTGGCGAGGGCAGGTGCGCGACTAGTGGTTCCATGAGAACTCCGTCGAGTTGATCAGTGTCCAGGCGATGTCCCCAATCCGGTCGTCCCGGCTGACGCGATGGCGGTTCTTCAAGCGGTCGACAAAGTAGTCGCGCTCGGCCAGTGTCGGTGGCCGCGAGAGCGTGGTGTAAAAGACCAATTCGACCGCGTTTTCATCGCTGGTGGCGAACATGGCGATCTGCGAGCAGGTGTTCAGCACCGGATTGCGCTGCGTTTTGTTCTTTACCACTCCTCCGTTCATCAGCAGCAATTGCTGCGGGATGGTCCCGCTCCGGTCTTGCATTTCTTCTTCGCCCAGGTCGCCATAAGCGCGGACGAAATTGCCCGTGTCGACCAGCCGGGCCACGCGAAACACCAGCGACGTTTTCGCGTTGAGCGTGGTGACCGAGGCGCATTGCACCAGGCTGCCCGCGACTTGCTCGGGGCGCAGTCGCGACAGCGGGAAGATGGCAAAGTTCTCGTCCATCGCCGGGGCCGTTGGCGGCGGAGTGGCGTCGTCGTTCGACACCGGCGGGCCGTCGTCGGTGCCGCGGCTGTCAAGCCGGAACGGCCGGCTGAGAGCGATCACCTGGATCAGCCGGTGAATGTCGTAGTCGTGCTCGCGGAAGTCGTCGGCCAACAGCTTGAGCGCCGGCTGAATTGCCTGGCCGCTGCGGATGTCATCGATTGGCTCGACCAATCCTTGGCCGAACATCAACGCCCAAATACGGTTGACGATCGCCTGGGCAAAGCGCTCATTCTTGGGTGCCGTGACCCAGGCGGCCAATTGCTCGCGCGACCAGCCGTTCTTGGGCCGGTCGTCGTCCAGATAGGGCGCGCGGGGCGCGATCGTCAACATCTTGCCGGTCACGCGATCTTCGACCTCGTAAGGGCGTTCGACATTGTGCAGGCCCTTGACCCCCTGGAACGCGGTCTGGCCAAAGAAAGCGGCCAGCGATTGAAAGTCGGCCTGCTTCCACGGCTCAAAGGGGTGATCGTGACACTCGGCGCAATCGATCCGCGCAGCCAACATCCCTCGCGCCACGCGCGACGCCAACTCGGTCGGCTCGGGCTTGGGCGAGCCCATGTCGGGCCTCATGCTGGCGATGATGAAGTTAGCGGCCGGTTCGTCGGTGCCATAGCCTTCGACCGTGAGCATGCGGCGGATCGTCTGGTCGTACGGTCGGCGCTCGCGCAGCTCGTCGCTCAGCCAGGCCACGAACCGTCGCCGGCGATAGGCGATGAACACGCCGTCCTTGGTGCCGACAAACGCGCGGGCCAGCCGCTCGGCCAGATAGTCATTGAAGCGTCGATCGTCCAGCACTTTGGCCAGGTAGACGTCCACGCGCCGGTCTTTGGGTTGCTGATCGAGCTGACGCAGTTCTTCGAGCGACGGGATCGTGCCCATCAGCGCGAGCGCCAGCCGGCGCACCACGGTCGATTCGCCCGCCGGCGGAGCTGGCTCGACGCCTTGCTTGCGCCAGCGCTCCTCGAAGACTTTGTTTAGCCGATCGACCGACGTTTGAATGTCGGGCGCCAACATCCGCTCGGCGGCGTTTCGTTCCTGGCGCAACGGCCGGATGGCCGGCGACAAGATCACCACGCACGCCAACACGCCGCCCGCCACCACGGCCAGGAAGACCAGATTTCGCTTCAGCGTGGCGGGCATGCGACAATCGCCTTAATCAAGCGGACAGAAGGCAGGAAAAAGCTGCGACTTGATTACAAGCCATACGAGGTAAGAACCATCCTAGGAACAACGCCGCTCCCCGCGATGCGGCCAGGCCGCCACGTTTCGCGAGCTGGTCGAACCGCCGCGGGAGCGGCCGCAGGTTCCTGCTTCTGGCTATACCTTCGATGGTACTGGAAAAACTTCGTAATTTGTCCAGAAACTGGGTAAGCTCCGGCGGGGTATGAATGTCAGGTTGCGGTGTTAGGCGCCGATGACGCTCGACGGCCCGGCAGACGCAATCCCGCCAGCGTTTTCATTGCTCGACTCGCCGCTTTCCGCGTTTGAGTGAGCTCACATTAACCTGATAAGTTTCAATGCTTTCCGACGACGTGGTGATCGCCCAGGAATTGCCGATTGACGCACCTCTTACGCCCATCGAGGTGGGGACCGACGCTGGCGCGCCGGCGGCGGAGTCGCTCGTGAACAACGATGTTCCCGCCGCGCGGCCGGGGATTTTCCGGCGCGTCGGCCGGGGGATTTATCGGGCCACGACCTGGTGCTTTGGCGTCCTGTCACTGGTCCTGGCCCTGGCTGTGATTTCCTGGGTGCCGATCCTGCAGTTTGCCAGCCTGGGCTATCTGCTTGAAGTTTGCGGGCGTGTGGCACGAACCGGACGGTTGCGCGACGGTTGGGTCGGCATCGACCAGGGCGCACGGATGGGGGGCATCGCGTTCGGTCTGGCGTTGTTGCTCGCGCCGCTGGTCATGTTGCGAATGTTCGCGCGCAGCGCGCGGCTGATCGACACCGGCGGTTCGCGCGACGCCCTGCTCACCTGGCTGCTGGTGGCGATGGCCGTGCTGGGGGTGATTCATTTCCTCAGCGCCATGTGGCGCGGCGGCCGGGTGCGCAACTTCCTCTGGCCCGCGCCGATTCGCACCTTGCGGATCATTCGCGAGGTGCTGAGTCATCCGCTGGCGACCTATCGCACGGCGCGCGACACGACCTGCGCATTTCTCGAAAGCCTGCGGCTGCCCTATTATCTGTGGCTGGGTGCGCGCGGGGCGCTGGGGGGAATCATTTGGCTGTTCATCCCGGTCACGATCCTGGTTCTGGGGCGCAAGCTACCGGCGCTGGGCGTGCTGGGGGGCATTCTGTTCGGCATCGTGCTGTTGTACTTGCCGTTCGTGCAAGCGCGGTTCGCCGCCGAGAATCGCTTTGGCGCGATGTTCGAGATTCGTCGCACGCGACGGCTGTTCGTGCGCGCGCCAGTGATGTTTGTGCTGGCGTTGTTGCTGACGCTGGCCCTGGCGATTCCGCTCTATCTGACCAAGGTCGAGATGATCCCGGCCGACGCGGCCTGGCTGGCGTGCCTGGTCTTTGTCGTCTTCAATTGGCCGGCGCGATTCATTACCGGCTGGGCCTTGGCCCGAGCGGCGCGGCGCGAGCACCCGCGCAACTTTTTCATTCGCCAACTGGCGCGGGTCGGCATGTTGCCAATCGTGGCGGCTTACACGTTGATCGTGTATCTGACGCAGTTCACGTCCTGGTACGGCGTGGTGAGCATCTACGCCCAGCACCCGTTCCTGGTGCCAGTGCCGTTTCTGGCGTTTGAGTACTAATCGTCCGTGGTCAGTAGTCCGTGGTCAGTTGTTGAAGACCACGCCACTAGCATGCAACTGACAACTGACCACGGACAACTGACAAAACATCACTCTCCCCCGCCTTTGACCATCATGTAGATGAACATGCCGACGAACATCACGCCCACGAAGATGGCGATGCGAATCGACCACTTCAACAACGCCGCGTTGAAATCTTCTTCCTTGCGGCGCTTCTCATCGGCCTGTTGATGCTTGTATTCCTGGCTGTCCTCGAACCGTAGCTCGAATTGCACGTTGCAATACGGGCAAAGCGCTTGCTGGCCGAACATGTCGGACGGCGTTTCCAGCACGTGCCCGTTCGGACAGGGAATGCGGACGATCTGCGGCTCGGGCGGCTTTTCGGGCTCGGCCGGCTTGGGTGGTTCGGGGGGCGGCGCTTGCTGTTGCGGCGCGGGGGCCGCCGGCGCTTGCTGCTGGGCCGGTTGCATGCCTGGGAACACTCCCGGCGGCGTGAATCCACCGGGCTGCATACCAGGTTGCATCCCAGGCTGACCGTAGCCGGCCCCTTGCATCACCGGGATCACGAACATCGAGCCGCACATCGGGCACTGGCTTTGCTGCCCCATCTGTGATTCGTCACCCTGCAACAGGTGTCCCTGCGGACAGTAGAACTGGAATGGCATGATCGGTTACTCGTGGCGTCTCGGAATGATGTATTGAGTTGGCGTCGGGTTCGCTGCAAATGGCGAACGTCCCAGATGGTTGTTAAGGGGAAACTGCCGCGCGGTAACAATAGTCGAACAGCTCGCGCCACTCGGCGTCTTGCAATTTCAAGCAGAGTGCCGTGGCGTTGCCACGCCGGCGGATCGTCGCTTCGCACAGATCCACAAATCGGTCGCAATCCCAACTTCCGCCCACAGTCAATCGCTCGATTACCGCCGCATCGTCCGCGTCGGTTGATTGTCCGCGTAGCGTAGCAGCCAGCGAGCCGAGCACCGGGTGCCGCCCCACACGATGGAACCAGTATTTCGCGTTGCCAAAGTCCCCTTCGCGGCGGTGCATGATGCCGTGCCAGAAGCTGCCGGTCGCGGTGGCGATGTCCTGGCTGATCTGGTGCGACTCGTTGAGAAAGTGATGCCGCAGCCAGAGGGCCGACCGGCACGCCTGAGCCAGCTCGCGATCGGTCACGCGCCGGCCGGGCCACATGGTGGCGTCGTCCAGCGCCGCCAGCCGAGCCCGCGCGGCCTCGTTCGGCGCGCCGTGCCCCACGTCGTCGGCCGGAGCCGCGTCGATCAGGGCCGCAATGGCCGGCGAATAAGCGAGTTGTGTCGCGGTGTCGGGCATGATGGTTTCAGTGTCGCCGCAGGGGTGCGGTACGTGCCCAGGGGCGCGGCTTCGCGCCAGCCCGTACCATGAACTACCCCGATCGA
The Planctomycetota bacterium DNA segment above includes these coding regions:
- the vsr gene encoding DNA mismatch endonuclease Vsr, with the protein product MTDTFTKAERSRIMAAVKSKDTTPELIVRRLVHSLGYRYRLHVGALPGTPDLVFPRLRKIINVSGCFWHLHGCRWCRVPSSRRGYWAAKLQRNADRDRRVRRALRRAGWDVLVVWECQTRAVVRARLSRGLAGFLAA
- the acs gene encoding acetate--CoA ligase; the protein is MSQAANQIVNVMQESRLFPPTPEFAKSAKIGSMAAYQALWDEAAADVEKFWGKMAGELHWFKPYSKVLEWKEPFAHWFVGGQTNAAYNCLDKHLATAHRNKAALIWEGEPGDARTLTYQQLHYEVSRFANVLKAQGIKPGDVVSIYMPMVPELVIAMLACARIGAVHSVIFGGFSSEAIADRNNDAGAKLILTADAGWRRGTQVPLKRNVDEALKKSPGVTKCIVLRRTGCECDMQEGRDFWWQDLIHHASPHCPATPMDSEAPLFILYTSGSTGKPKGIKHTTAGYTLYTKKTTEWVFDLRDDDVYWCTADCGWITGHSYITYGPLAAGATMLMYEGAPNCPDESRFWQLIEKYRVTIFYTAPTAIRAFIKWGDQHVDKHDLSSLRLLGTVGEGINPEAWMWYHKKIGAERCPIVDTWWQTETGGIMMSPLPGAIPTKPGSCTKPLPGIVPAIVDETGSPVEPGNGGWLVMTKPWPGMLRGIWGDDARFKEAYWSKIKGCYLAGDAARCDSDGYYWIMGRIDDVLNVSGHRLSTIEIESALVSHPKVAEAAAVGRPDDIKGEAVAVFVVLKSGEANDALKKELKAHVRKEIGALAQPDDVRFTTALPKTRSGKIMRRLLRDIAAGKETVGDTTTLEDYAVLAKLRSDEE
- a CDS encoding sulfurtransferase, with the translated sequence MAKHAPGFLKLVEAARKQIREVTTEQIAARLARGDEFVLLDVREDHEWQAGHLPAARHLGRGILERDVEAQFPDPHTELVLYCGGGYRSALAAHSLQQMGYDNVWSLAGGFRDWRDAGRHVVTE
- a CDS encoding class I SAM-dependent methyltransferase; its protein translation is MARPGSSALFAAERIPPRQTHYLGRVIAPAMSYHGADWLLRDTREQEEDCQRLLRALQVAAGQTVCDMGCGNGFYTLPLAKLVGERGTVYAVDIQPEMLTLLRARTKQERVVNVKPVLGNLVDPKLPAGSVDLFLLVDVYHEFAYPELMLRAMRNCLKPKGRVALVEFRLEDPEVPIKLEHKMSKEQILKEYPANGFKLAEQYDKLPWQHLMWFERDESWEPEKSAE
- a CDS encoding DUF1501 domain-containing protein encodes the protein MEPLVAHLPSPRRPSWASQLTDRRMVLKAAGLAAGSWLTPLAELLAREETARPGQPAQSVILLWMAGGPSQLETFDPHPGKDIAGESKAIDTALKGVKLGAGLERLAEKLPLVTLVRNVVSKEGDHERGAHTVKTGYRPDPTLVHPSIGAICCHQLPVGHTEIPRHISIQPDRFVGRGGYLGNQYDAFQVYDPKDRLPDIKARVSDERHAERLEDLKIVESTFARGRQRQVQGTLHGHQQAEARKIMTSEQLKAFEIEHEPAELRTAYGDSPFGRGCLAARRLIEVGVRCVEVTLSGWDTHTENLAGCEVQNAKLDPAISTLLEDLKTRGLLDSTIVICAGEFGRTPIINRLAGRDHWPHGFSMLLAGGRLPRGLVLGETDPEGAKVTWEQGTPIADIHATLLTAMGINPALELMTPVGRPMKLSEGTPVSRLLG